A window of the Theileria parva strain Muguga chromosome 2, complete sequence, whole genome shotgun sequence genome harbors these coding sequences:
- a CDS encoding RNase P subunit p30 family protein: protein MIDLNFLWPGRENASDVVKYATSIGWSTIGFNVYFTANDQGVNQVKFVGDLEKNKRNLGNDYFGPLLCNQIFPLISNTSGESGLFLGNNFVRRITVLLMDNFKPNSLLKFELSNEFEIFSVIPTSKRSFQAACQNLNCDLINLNVYCYYSPFKLKRGFINSALERGCYFEVSISDEMVKNLDLEKIVGTNLIEPINLAFQRNLPGLLKYIPTSKLVISSGTSVATNLSDPESFLGACNELFRGFSGKNLNLKSCLTKVPNDCIVKGAARLTFGTGVVSYKEGNNLGKTFK from the coding sequence ATGATTGACCTAAATTTTCTATGGCCAGGCCGTGAGAATGCAAGTGATGTCGTAAAGTACGCTACAAGTATCGGATGGTCGACCATAGGATTTAACGTTTACTTTACAGCAAATGACCAAGGTGTGAATCAAGTCAAATTTGTTGGCGACCTTgagaaaaataaaagaaattTAGGAAATGATTACTTCGGACCTCTTCTATGTAATCAAATATTTCCCTTAATTTCTAACACTTCAGGTGAGTCCGGATTGTTTTTGGGGAACAATTTTGTTCGTAGAATAACTGTACTTCTTATGGACAACTTTAAACCAAATTCTCTTCTGAAATTTGAGCTTTCTAACGAGTTTGAGATCTTTAGTGTCATTCCTACCAGCAAACGATCGTTTCAGGCTGCCTGCCAGAATCTAAACTGCGacctaataaatttgaacgTTTATTGCTATTATTCACCATTTAAATTGAAACGTGGTTTTATAAACTCCGCTTTAGAAAGGGGATGCTATTTCGAGGTTTCAATTTCTGACGAAATGGTTAAAAATCTAGATTTGGAAAAGATTGTTGGTACAAACCTTATAGAGCCGATCAACCTGGCATTCCAAAGGAACTTACCTGGGTTGTTAAAATACATACCAACGTCAAAATTGGTGATATCATCGGGAACGAGTGTCGCAACTAACCTATCCGACCCGGAATCATTTCTTGGGGCTTGCAATGAACTGTTCCGAGGATTTTCTGGcaaaaatttgaatttaaaatcctGTTTAACAAAAGTCCCTAACGATTGCATTGTAAAAGGGGCAGCTAGATTGACTTTTGGAACAGGAGTTGTATCATATAAAGAGGGAAATAACCTGGgaaaaacatttaaataa